The Hydrogenothermus marinus DNA segment CTTGGACTTCCTGATGATATTGTTTATAGACAACCTTTCCCAGGGCCAGGACTTGCTATAAGAATAGTTGGAAAAGTAAATAAAGAAGATTTAGAAATTTTAAGAGAAGCAGATGCAATTGTAGTAGAAGAAGTAAAAAAAACTGGGCTATATAGAGATTTATGGCAATCTTTTGCTGTTTTACTTCCTATAAAAACTGTTGGTGTTATGGGAGATTATAGAACTTATGAAAAAGTAATAGCTATTAGAGCTGTTGAATCTAAAGATGGAATGACTGCAGATTGGGCAAGGCTCCCTTATGATTTATTAGACAATATAATGAGAAGAATAATAAATGAAGTAGAAGGTGTAAACAGAGTAGTTTATGATATAACCTCAAAACCTCCAGGAACAATTGAATGGGAATAATGGTCGGTGGAGGATTCGAACCTCCGACCTCCTGCGTGTCGAGCAGGCGCTCTAGCCATCTGAGCTAACCGACCTGCTTTCTTTATTTTGCGAAATTTAAAAATCAATCATCGTTAATGTAGATTAGGATAAAAACTTTTATAAAGGTTGTGTTTACTAAAATTACTAGTTATATCAGTATATTTTAATACTTTTATTCATATTTAGTAAATTTACAAGTAGTTTTAAGGGTATCTTTATTAAAAAATTTAACTATGAAAATAAAGAAAATAAAAAATGCCCCCGACGGGATTCGAACCCGTGTCGCCGGCGTGAAAGGCCGGTGTCCTAGGCCTGGCTAGACGACGGGGGCATACTATGAGCCGCCCGGGGATCGAACCCGGGACCACCGGTTTAAAAGACCGGTGCTCTACCGACTGAGCTAGCGGCTCAAATCAAGGATAAAAAATATAACACTTCATATTAAATTTGTCAATTATTTGGTATAAGATGTTCTAAAATTAAGCAATCAAAAATAAAAATAAGGTAGTAATAAGAAAGAAAAAAATAACTAAAAGATACATATTATAAATGGCAAAAACAGCTAAACCCATTTTCTTAGATATTTCTTGATTTTTTACCCTAAAGTGGGATCCTAATTTGGGAGTGTCCACCAAAGTGTGTAAAAATAATTCAATAAATTTTAGGAGGTGGACACTATGGAAGAAAAAATTAACTTAATCAAACAAAGAATTAGAGATTTAGTTCAATAAACATTACAAGAAGCCCTTGAAGCAGAATTAGAAGAATTCTTAGGATACCCAAAATATGAAAGAACAAAGAAAGATAACTACAGAAATGGCCACATATCCAAAACAGTAAAAACAGATGCTGGAGAAATAGAAATAAAAACACCAAGAGATAGAAATTCAGAGTTTGAACCTAAAATACTTCCTAAAAGAAAAACAATGATAGATGAATTAGAAAACCAAATAATAGCATTATATGCAAAAGGAATGTCAACACGAGATATACAAGAACTACTACTTGATATGTATGGAATGGACATAAGCCCATCATTAATATCAAAAATAACAGATAGACTAATTCCAAAAATAGAAGAATGGCAAAATAGACCTTTAGAGAAGGTATATCCTATAATTTTTATGGATAGTATCTTTTTTAAAGTTAAACAAGAAGGAAAAGTAGTTCAAAAAGCAGTAAATGTGGTTATAGGAATAAATAAAGAAGGATATAAAGATATACTTGGTTTTTGGATAAGCGAAACAGAAAGTGCAGCATTTTGGTTAAAAATTTTAAATGATTTAAAAAGTAGAGGAGTAGAAGATGTATTAATATTTAGTGTAGATGGCTTAACAGGAATGAGTAAAGCGATATTAAACGTATATCCAAAAGCATACATACAAAGATGTATAGTTCATCAGGTTAGGAATTCTTTAAGATATGTATCATGGAAAGAGAAGAAGCAAATAGCAAAAGATTTAAAGAGGATATATCAAGCGGCGACAAGAGAAGAAGCAGAGATAAGATTAGAGGAATTTGAGGAGAAATGGTCAGATAAATATCCTCACATAGGAAGAAGCTGGAGAGCAAATTGGGAAGAATTAATGGCATTTTTTGAATTTCCAGTAGAAATTAGGAAAGTGCTATATACAACGAATATAATAGAGAGTGTTAATAGTAAGATTAGGAAAATAACAGAAGGAAAAAGAGTATATCCTTCAGATGAAGCTTTACTAAAGAATTTGTATATAGTAGCCGTAGAGTTTGAGAAAAAGTGGGCAAGGAAACCTATTACAGAATGGGGAAGGATTTATGGCCAACTTTCAATTTTATTTGAAGGGAGAGTTTAGGTTATGTTAAAATTTACACAGTTTTATAGACACTCCCCCTAATTTCTGTTTTATATTACCAAATAAGCTCTCTATTAAATATCTATACCTACCAAACTTATTCCAGCCTTCTTTTGATTTTTTCCTTAATGGATGTTTTACATTTATCCTAAATGTTTCTTTTACTCTAATAGCTAATTCTACTCCTGATTTTGCTATATCTTCCATTATTTTAATACTATCAAATCCTTTGTCTGCTATAAAGGAATAAACTTTAATTTTAGATATAT contains these protein-coding regions:
- a CDS encoding transposase; protein product: MSIVTEDKKRIVLWAEEGEAYASEIKLLERALKNIDISKIKVYSFIADKGFDSIKIMEDIAKSGVELAIRVKETFRINVKHPLRKKSKEGWNKFGRYRYLIESLFGNIKQKLGGVSIKLCKF